The following are encoded together in the Acaryochloris thomasi RCC1774 genome:
- a CDS encoding DUF3134 family protein: MISNPSLHSQPRHQVSPMLASNADVSIFNWIEQTGRFIQGEDDNFAWSQDEDDLLEPLMLAGEEEE, from the coding sequence ATGATTTCCAACCCCTCTTTGCATTCTCAACCTCGCCATCAGGTGAGCCCCATGCTCGCATCCAATGCCGATGTTTCAATTTTCAACTGGATTGAGCAGACAGGCCGATTTATTCAAGGCGAAGACGACAACTTCGCTTGGTCTCAAGATGAAGATGACTTACTTGAGCCACTCATGCTTGCCGGAGAAGAAGAAGAGTAA
- a CDS encoding F0F1 ATP synthase subunit gamma — protein sequence MANLKAIRDRISTVKNTKKITEAMRLVAAAKVRRAQEQVLSTRPFADRLAQVLYGLQARLRFEEADLPLLRQREVKKVALLVVTGDRGLCGAYNSNVIRRAEERSKELQATGIDYTFVLVGRKAIQYFQRREQPIDATYSNLEQIPTAEEASNIGDELLSLFLSDTVDRVELIYTRFLSLVSSRPVIQTLLPLDPQGLEVSDDEIFRLTTRGGQFEVEREQVTRTPQAMASDMIFEQNPVQILDALLPLYLNNQLLRSLQESAASELAARMTAMNNASENASELIGTLTLTYNKARQAAITQELLEVVGGAEALN from the coding sequence ATGGCAAATCTAAAAGCGATTCGCGATCGCATCTCCACGGTCAAAAATACCAAGAAGATTACTGAAGCGATGCGGCTAGTGGCTGCAGCTAAAGTACGTCGCGCCCAAGAGCAGGTTCTTTCGACCCGCCCCTTTGCCGACCGCCTAGCTCAGGTTCTCTATGGCCTCCAGGCTCGTCTTCGCTTTGAAGAAGCAGACTTACCGCTGCTGAGACAGCGTGAAGTTAAGAAGGTAGCGCTGCTGGTCGTCACCGGAGATCGTGGCCTCTGTGGTGCCTATAACTCCAACGTCATCCGGCGCGCTGAAGAGCGCTCTAAGGAGCTGCAAGCCACGGGCATTGATTACACCTTCGTGCTAGTGGGCCGCAAGGCAATTCAATATTTCCAGCGGCGAGAGCAACCCATTGACGCAACCTATAGCAACCTAGAGCAAATTCCTACAGCAGAAGAGGCTTCAAACATCGGTGATGAACTGCTGTCTCTTTTTCTGTCAGACACAGTGGACCGCGTTGAGTTAATTTACACTCGATTTCTATCCCTTGTCAGCTCACGGCCTGTTATTCAGACGTTATTACCCCTCGACCCTCAGGGTCTAGAGGTTTCTGATGATGAGATCTTCCGGCTCACTACTCGGGGCGGCCAGTTTGAAGTCGAGCGCGAGCAGGTCACCCGCACGCCGCAGGCCATGGCTTCTGATATGATTTTTGAGCAGAATCCAGTTCAAATCTTAGATGCCCTGCTGCCTCTATATCTCAACAACCAACTGCTCCGTTCACTGCAGGAATCTGCCGCTAGCGAATTAGCAGCTCGGATGACGGCAATGAACAACGCTAGCGAAAACGCCAGCGAATTAATTGGAACGTTGACATTGACCTATAACAAGGCTCGTCAGGCAGCGATTACCCAAGAGTTGCTTGAAGTTGTAGGCGGTGCAGAAGCACTGAATTAA
- the atpA gene encoding F0F1 ATP synthase subunit alpha, which translates to MVSIRPDEISNIIRQQIEQYDQKVKVDNVGTVLQVGDGIARVYGLEKAMAGELLEFEDGTVGIALNLEEDNVGAVLMGDGRGLQEGSSVKSTGKIAQIPVGDASIGRVLDALARPLDGKGDLNTTESRLIESMAPGIIERKSVYEPMQTGITAIDSMVPIGRGQRELIIGDRQTGKTAVAIDTILNQKGGDVICVYVAVGQKASTVAQVVDVFRENGALDYTVVVAANANDPATLQYLAPYTGAAIAEYFMYKGKHTLVVYDDLSKQAQAYRQMSLLLRRPPGREAYPGDVFYLHSRLLERAAKLSPELGEGSMTALPIVETQAGDVSAYIPTNVISITDGQIFLSSDLFNSGLRPAINAGVSVSRVGSAAQIKAMKQVAGKLKLDLAQFAELEAFSQFASDLDKATQNQLARGQRLRELLKQSQYSPIPVEEQVALIYAGTNGYLDDVDVDKVTAFISGMRDYLKNSQPKFGELVRSEKKMGDEAEGILKSAIADFKKTFAASA; encoded by the coding sequence ATGGTAAGCATCAGACCTGACGAAATTAGCAATATCATTCGCCAGCAGATCGAACAATACGATCAGAAAGTAAAAGTTGATAACGTTGGTACCGTTCTCCAAGTGGGTGACGGTATTGCCCGCGTCTACGGTCTCGAAAAGGCCATGGCCGGTGAGCTACTAGAATTTGAAGACGGCACTGTCGGTATTGCCCTCAACCTAGAAGAGGACAACGTGGGTGCGGTGCTGATGGGAGACGGACGGGGTCTGCAAGAAGGCAGTTCCGTTAAGTCCACCGGCAAAATTGCTCAGATTCCTGTGGGTGATGCTTCCATTGGTCGAGTGCTGGATGCCCTAGCGCGTCCCCTTGATGGCAAAGGCGATTTGAACACCACAGAGTCCCGCCTGATTGAATCAATGGCCCCTGGCATCATTGAGCGGAAATCTGTATATGAGCCCATGCAGACAGGCATTACAGCCATTGACTCCATGGTTCCTATTGGTCGTGGTCAGCGAGAACTGATTATTGGTGACCGCCAAACCGGCAAGACCGCCGTGGCCATCGACACGATCCTCAACCAGAAAGGCGGCGACGTCATTTGCGTCTACGTGGCTGTGGGACAAAAGGCATCCACCGTCGCGCAGGTCGTAGACGTGTTCCGCGAAAACGGAGCGCTTGACTATACGGTCGTGGTCGCAGCCAACGCCAATGACCCCGCAACGCTGCAATATCTAGCGCCCTATACGGGTGCCGCTATTGCTGAGTACTTTATGTACAAGGGCAAGCACACCCTAGTGGTCTACGATGACCTATCTAAGCAAGCACAGGCTTACCGTCAGATGTCGCTGCTCCTCCGCCGTCCGCCAGGTCGTGAAGCCTATCCTGGAGACGTTTTCTATCTCCACTCTCGCCTGCTAGAGCGAGCCGCCAAGCTCAGCCCCGAGTTGGGTGAGGGCAGCATGACCGCACTTCCCATCGTGGAAACACAGGCCGGTGACGTATCAGCTTACATTCCCACCAACGTTATTTCGATTACGGACGGGCAGATCTTCCTGTCCTCTGACCTGTTCAACTCTGGCCTTCGACCGGCGATCAACGCGGGTGTCTCCGTTTCTCGCGTGGGATCTGCAGCCCAGATTAAGGCGATGAAGCAGGTCGCCGGTAAGCTGAAGCTAGACCTAGCACAGTTCGCTGAGCTAGAGGCCTTCTCGCAGTTTGCTTCTGACTTGGATAAAGCCACTCAGAATCAACTGGCTCGAGGACAGAGACTGCGGGAATTGCTGAAGCAATCGCAGTATTCTCCAATCCCCGTTGAGGAGCAAGTAGCGCTTATCTATGCGGGCACCAACGGCTACCTCGACGATGTCGATGTGGATAAAGTAACAGCGTTCATTTCGGGAATGCGTGACTATCTCAAAAATAGTCAGCCTAAATTTGGTGAACTGGTGCGCTCTGAGAAGAAAATGGGCGATGAAGCCGAAGGGATTTTGAAGTCGGCAATTGCTGACTTCAAGAAAACCTTCGCGGCTTCGGCCTAG
- the atpH gene encoding ATP synthase F1 subunit delta gives MTQNAVSAAIVEPYAEALMSVAQSNNITNEVGEDVRGILEMLQSSDDLKEFLTNPLTKAEAKKGVLEQLLQSKIQPYLFNFLMLLVDRRRTFLLEAICRHYQSLLRKLNNTILAEVISAIELNESQRQQIIAKVQQMTEANQVELAASIDKDLIGGVIIKIGSEVLDASIRGQLRRMTTSLMSA, from the coding sequence ATGACCCAGAATGCCGTGAGTGCAGCCATTGTAGAGCCTTACGCCGAAGCTCTCATGTCCGTCGCTCAGTCGAACAACATCACCAATGAAGTGGGCGAAGACGTCAGAGGCATCCTTGAGATGCTGCAGTCTTCGGACGATTTGAAGGAATTTTTGACGAATCCTTTGACCAAAGCAGAGGCGAAGAAGGGCGTTTTAGAGCAGCTTTTACAATCTAAAATCCAGCCCTACCTGTTTAATTTTCTAATGCTGCTGGTCGATCGCCGCCGGACTTTTCTGTTAGAAGCCATCTGCAGGCACTACCAGTCTCTGTTGCGTAAACTCAACAATACGATCTTAGCGGAAGTCATTTCAGCCATTGAACTGAATGAGTCCCAGCGGCAGCAGATTATCGCGAAGGTTCAGCAGATGACCGAAGCCAATCAAGTTGAGCTAGCCGCCAGCATTGATAAAGATTTGATTGGAGGCGTCATTATTAAGATTGGTTCCGAAGTGCTAGATGCTAGCATTCGTGGCCAGCTTCGTCGTATGACAACATCCCTTATGAGTGCCTAG
- a CDS encoding F0F1 ATP synthase subunit B, which translates to MGMLNGLAGAAGIRLAEAEGFGLNLDILETNVINLAIVVALVVYFGRGFLGGILEKRKDAIASEIKEAEERQKKASAQLAQEKEKLAQAQEEAKRILANAAESAKTTKEQILAQGKQEIERMKASASQDTTSSEERAMAELRQRVAELALKKVEGELESRLGNDSDAQSKLIDRSISLLGGS; encoded by the coding sequence ATGGGGATGTTGAATGGGCTGGCCGGAGCGGCTGGCATAAGGCTAGCTGAAGCTGAAGGCTTTGGCCTTAATCTAGATATTTTGGAAACCAATGTTATTAACCTGGCGATTGTGGTCGCTTTGGTGGTCTACTTTGGTCGCGGCTTTTTGGGCGGCATTTTAGAGAAGAGGAAAGATGCGATCGCATCTGAAATCAAAGAAGCTGAAGAGCGACAGAAGAAAGCGTCTGCACAGCTCGCTCAAGAGAAAGAGAAGCTGGCCCAAGCCCAAGAAGAGGCCAAGCGAATTTTGGCCAACGCCGCAGAGAGCGCTAAGACAACCAAAGAGCAGATTTTAGCCCAGGGCAAGCAAGAGATTGAGCGGATGAAGGCTTCAGCCTCTCAAGACACCACCAGCAGCGAAGAGCGAGCGATGGCCGAGCTACGGCAGCGGGTGGCTGAGCTAGCTCTGAAGAAGGTAGAAGGCGAATTAGAGTCCCGATTGGGTAACGACTCTGACGCCCAGAGCAAGTTAATCGACCGCAGTATTTCCTTATTGGGAGGTAGCTAA
- a CDS encoding F0F1 ATP synthase subunit B' has product MTQRSPTETMFDFDLTLPLMMAQFLALVYVMNLVFYKPLTKVITDREDYVRSNTSGAQEQLDQANKLAEQYEQELADTRRQSQSTIASAQEEAQKIAQQEIAEVQKQIQAELQQAQQELEQQKQSAFQTLEGQVDTLSNQILDKLLV; this is encoded by the coding sequence CTGACCCAGCGTTCACCCACCGAGACCATGTTTGATTTTGATCTCACGTTGCCATTAATGATGGCGCAGTTTCTTGCCCTCGTGTACGTGATGAACCTCGTCTTCTATAAGCCGTTGACGAAGGTAATCACGGATCGAGAAGACTACGTTCGCTCGAATACCAGTGGGGCACAGGAGCAGCTCGATCAGGCGAATAAGCTTGCCGAGCAATATGAACAAGAACTCGCCGATACCCGTCGTCAGTCGCAATCAACAATCGCGTCTGCCCAGGAAGAAGCTCAGAAGATAGCGCAGCAGGAAATTGCTGAAGTCCAAAAGCAAATTCAGGCTGAACTGCAGCAGGCTCAGCAAGAGCTAGAGCAGCAGAAGCAGAGCGCATTCCAGACCCTAGAGGGTCAGGTCGATACGCTCAGCAATCAGATTCTCGATAAGCTTCTCGTTTAG
- the atpE gene encoding ATP synthase F0 subunit C, producing the protein MDPLVQAASVVAAALAIGLAAIGPGIGQGNASGSAVEGIARQPEAEGKIRGTLLLTLAFMESLTIYGLVIALVLLFANPFS; encoded by the coding sequence ATGGATCCTTTAGTTCAGGCTGCATCCGTCGTAGCTGCTGCTCTAGCCATTGGCCTCGCTGCGATTGGCCCTGGTATTGGTCAAGGTAATGCTTCTGGATCAGCTGTTGAGGGGATTGCCCGTCAGCCTGAGGCAGAAGGCAAGATTCGTGGAACACTGCTTCTAACGCTGGCGTTCATGGAATCCCTGACAATCTACGGCTTGGTAATCGCCCTAGTGCTCTTGTTTGCCAACCCTTTTTCCTAG
- the atpB gene encoding F0F1 ATP synthase subunit A: MHYGSLLLDSIGFFDSLPLAKLEVGHHFYWHIGDKTVHGQVFINTWIVIGLLLIASIAATRNIQRIPSGIQNLMEYALEYVRDLTKAQIGEKEYRPWVPFVGTLFLFIFVANWSGALVPWKLIEIPEGELAAPTNDINTTVALALLVSLAYFFAGFRKKGLGYFAKYIEPTPILLPIAILEDFTKPLSLSFRLFGNILADELVVAVLVLLVPLFVPLPVMMLGLFTSAIQALVFATLAAAYIHEALEGHGEEEAH; this comes from the coding sequence ATGCACTACGGCAGCCTTCTGCTCGATTCCATCGGTTTCTTTGATTCACTACCTTTAGCCAAGCTAGAGGTCGGGCATCATTTTTACTGGCACATTGGTGATAAAACCGTTCATGGTCAGGTATTTATCAATACTTGGATTGTGATTGGTCTGTTGCTGATTGCCTCCATTGCCGCGACTCGGAATATCCAGAGAATTCCCAGTGGCATCCAAAATCTCATGGAATACGCACTGGAATATGTGCGGGATTTAACCAAAGCGCAGATTGGCGAGAAAGAGTATCGCCCCTGGGTGCCCTTCGTCGGGACACTCTTTCTGTTTATCTTTGTGGCAAATTGGTCCGGTGCCTTGGTGCCCTGGAAGCTCATTGAGATTCCAGAAGGTGAGCTAGCAGCTCCCACCAACGACATCAATACGACCGTTGCCCTGGCGCTGCTGGTCTCCCTCGCCTATTTCTTCGCTGGGTTCAGGAAGAAAGGGTTAGGCTACTTTGCCAAGTACATTGAGCCGACCCCAATCCTGCTGCCCATTGCGATTCTTGAAGATTTCACCAAGCCGCTCTCCCTAAGCTTCCGTCTGTTTGGAAATATCCTTGCAGATGAGCTTGTGGTCGCTGTTTTGGTGTTACTGGTTCCCCTGTTCGTCCCTTTGCCGGTGATGATGTTGGGTCTGTTTACGAGTGCAATTCAGGCGCTTGTGTTTGCGACCTTGGCCGCAGCCTACATCCATGAGGCATTAGAAGGCCACGGGGAAGAAGAGGCCCACTAG
- a CDS encoding ATP synthase subunit I — MPDQSTLSSTEDESETVTVSEASNSMNEFYQLKQELLVTTLILTGLFIGPVWWAYSLDIAFNFLVGALTGVTYMGLLARNVERLGTEQGSVGKSQLAVFVGVIIVASQWDNLQVLPVFLGFLTYKAAIIVYTLRTVFRPSDRA; from the coding sequence TTGCCAGATCAATCAACGCTATCTTCTACGGAAGATGAGTCTGAAACAGTGACGGTGTCTGAAGCCAGTAACTCAATGAATGAGTTCTATCAGCTCAAACAAGAGCTGTTGGTGACCACGCTAATCTTAACGGGACTTTTTATTGGACCGGTTTGGTGGGCTTACTCTCTCGACATCGCATTCAACTTTTTGGTGGGTGCTTTAACAGGAGTGACCTACATGGGATTGCTGGCCCGGAATGTCGAGCGGCTTGGTACAGAGCAAGGGTCGGTGGGCAAAAGCCAACTGGCGGTTTTCGTTGGGGTCATTATTGTGGCCAGTCAATGGGATAATTTGCAGGTGTTGCCCGTCTTTCTAGGTTTTTTAACTTACAAAGCCGCCATCATCGTGTACACGCTGCGGACTGTATTTAGGCCAAGCGATCGCGCCTGA
- a CDS encoding bifunctional aminoglycoside phosphotransferase/ATP-binding protein — MEISLPSLVQQMLQPEFYPHPVAEPIKLLQTHISYVFLTGDHVYKVKKSIKFGFLDFSTLALRSHFCQEELRLNRRLAPDLYLSVLPITQDPSTAEFHLNASGSAVEYAVQMRQFQQSGLELFERGQLTAATMQALGKQIAHFHQMAATNAEICANGSVASVCEIDENNFQLSLPFVGRTQTERQFEQTYDFIKRFVHEHEDWYVQRQAEGKIRDCHGDLHLNNLCLFQDRIQVFDCIEFNTEFRHIDCIYDVAFLVMDLEFRKRPDLANAFLNTYLERTGDYWGVVMLPPYLAMRAYIRGNVNSLGLNDLAISAEQKQSLEDEARAYYRLAWQYTQRSQGRLFLMSGLSGSGKSTVARQLAAQINAIQIRSDAVRKHLAGLPLEQKGTDEIYTPEMTEKTYGRLLELGMFLARQGWSVILDAKYDRQGFRGDAIASANQYKIPLQILHCTAPMEVICDRLRHRRGDIADATVDLLAQQQQQAEMFSEEEQKYVNTIATQNEISFPEKFFAADKA; from the coding sequence ATGGAGATTTCCCTCCCCTCACTTGTTCAGCAAATGCTGCAGCCGGAGTTTTATCCCCATCCGGTGGCTGAGCCGATTAAGCTGCTGCAGACTCATATCTCCTATGTATTTTTGACGGGAGACCATGTCTACAAGGTCAAGAAGTCCATTAAGTTTGGGTTTTTGGATTTCTCGACGCTGGCGTTGCGATCGCACTTTTGCCAAGAAGAGCTACGCCTCAACCGCCGCCTTGCCCCCGATCTTTACCTCTCGGTTCTTCCGATCACTCAGGATCCCAGTACTGCTGAGTTCCATCTCAACGCCTCAGGCTCTGCGGTGGAATACGCTGTCCAGATGCGGCAGTTTCAGCAGAGTGGTCTAGAGCTGTTTGAGCGGGGCCAGCTCACGGCGGCAACGATGCAGGCTTTGGGTAAGCAGATTGCACACTTTCATCAGATGGCAGCAACCAATGCCGAGATTTGCGCTAATGGGAGCGTCGCGTCTGTCTGCGAGATAGACGAAAATAACTTTCAGCTCAGTCTGCCGTTTGTCGGACGAACCCAGACCGAAAGGCAATTTGAGCAGACCTATGATTTTATTAAGCGGTTTGTCCATGAACACGAGGATTGGTATGTTCAAAGGCAAGCCGAGGGCAAGATTAGAGACTGTCATGGGGACTTGCATCTGAATAATCTGTGTCTGTTTCAGGACAGAATTCAGGTGTTCGACTGCATTGAGTTCAATACAGAGTTCCGTCATATTGACTGCATTTATGACGTGGCCTTTTTGGTCATGGATCTGGAGTTCCGCAAACGGCCTGATCTCGCTAATGCTTTTTTGAATACCTACCTAGAGCGCACTGGGGATTATTGGGGCGTTGTGATGCTTCCCCCCTATTTGGCAATGCGGGCCTATATTCGCGGCAATGTGAACTCTTTAGGATTGAATGATTTAGCCATCTCTGCGGAGCAAAAGCAGAGTCTTGAAGACGAGGCTCGGGCTTACTACCGCTTGGCTTGGCAATATACGCAGCGCTCCCAGGGAAGATTGTTCTTGATGTCTGGGCTATCAGGCTCTGGCAAGAGTACTGTGGCTCGTCAGCTTGCGGCTCAGATTAACGCGATTCAGATTCGGTCCGATGCCGTTCGGAAGCATTTAGCAGGTCTTCCGCTAGAGCAAAAGGGGACAGATGAGATCTACACGCCTGAGATGACTGAGAAAACCTACGGTCGATTGCTGGAGCTAGGGATGTTTTTGGCTCGGCAGGGATGGTCGGTGATCTTGGATGCTAAGTATGACCGGCAGGGGTTTAGAGGAGATGCGATCGCATCTGCAAATCAATATAAAATCCCGCTCCAGATTTTGCACTGCACTGCACCGATGGAGGTGATTTGCGATCGCCTTCGCCACCGTCGAGGCGATATTGCAGATGCGACAGTGGATTTACTCGCTCAGCAACAACAGCAGGCAGAAATGTTCTCTGAAGAAGAGCAGAAGTATGTAAATACAATTGCCACGCAAAATGAAATCTCGTTTCCAGAGAAATTTTTTGCGGCAGACAAAGCATAG
- a CDS encoding TVP38/TMEM64 family protein → MSTHPQHSETTITATVTAWSENRDSSTWQQVLPWVGLFMGGLGLYWGWQSDLEILTPNGLQQAVAQSGAWGPVLYVGVLAISVVVSQIPGVPLALAAGAIWGPLLAGVYSVLGAFLGGLVAYGLGHSLGRTAIKKLTGKSISFSTERGELYIGGLIFLTRLLPIFSFDLISYGAGVSGLSLPIYASATLFGMIPSTFLLTYMGATLTIGPELGVGLAVLFTVAFVSIPWLMHRHNWLNVRELVCVES, encoded by the coding sequence ATGTCCACGCACCCACAGCATTCTGAAACGACAATAACGGCGACGGTCACAGCCTGGTCAGAGAATAGAGATTCTTCCACATGGCAGCAGGTTTTGCCTTGGGTCGGCTTGTTCATGGGCGGCCTGGGTCTGTATTGGGGCTGGCAATCTGATCTTGAAATCTTGACGCCAAATGGCTTGCAGCAAGCTGTTGCTCAATCGGGTGCTTGGGGGCCAGTACTATACGTCGGCGTTTTAGCAATTTCAGTGGTGGTCAGCCAAATTCCTGGGGTACCCCTGGCATTGGCTGCGGGAGCGATTTGGGGACCGCTACTGGCAGGAGTTTATAGCGTTTTAGGAGCCTTCCTGGGCGGCTTGGTCGCCTACGGATTAGGCCATAGCTTAGGCAGGACAGCGATTAAAAAACTAACGGGTAAGAGTATTTCTTTTTCTACTGAGCGCGGCGAACTCTACATTGGTGGCCTGATTTTCCTAACGCGCCTTTTACCCATCTTCTCCTTTGATCTCATCAGCTACGGAGCTGGAGTTTCTGGACTGTCTTTACCTATTTACGCCAGCGCAACTCTATTCGGCATGATTCCTTCAACGTTTCTATTGACCTATATGGGTGCAACACTGACCATTGGCCCAGAGTTAGGGGTTGGGTTAGCAGTTCTTTTCACAGTGGCTTTTGTAAGCATTCCCTGGCTAATGCATCGCCACAATTGGCTCAATGTGCGTGAGCTAGTTTGTGTTGAGTCATAG
- a CDS encoding acyl-CoA thioesterase, protein MQASQWFEYSVRVQPQHTDYAAVVWHGTYISWMEAARIDALRRVGIEFTDLVQLGCDLPVIELSLRYHQPLRMGDIAVVKSCLSQVKRVKLYWEQHIYTAHHPKPLVTAQVTLVPVHRPEGRIIRQLPAQMQQAVAALLSPSNSTMAEPKDERSSTNI, encoded by the coding sequence TTGCAAGCTTCCCAATGGTTTGAATATTCGGTTCGAGTCCAGCCTCAGCATACTGACTATGCCGCAGTCGTCTGGCACGGCACCTACATTAGCTGGATGGAGGCAGCCCGCATTGATGCCCTCAGACGGGTCGGTATTGAGTTTACAGATCTCGTACAGCTTGGATGTGACCTACCCGTCATTGAACTCTCACTTCGCTACCACCAGCCTCTCAGGATGGGAGATATAGCCGTTGTCAAAAGCTGTCTTTCTCAGGTCAAAAGAGTGAAGCTGTACTGGGAGCAGCATATTTATACTGCACACCATCCAAAGCCCCTAGTTACAGCTCAAGTCACGCTTGTGCCTGTCCATCGCCCAGAGGGTCGCATCATCCGTCAGTTGCCAGCTCAGATGCAGCAGGCCGTTGCAGCCTTGTTAAGCCCGTCGAATAGCACAATGGCTGAGCCAAAAGACGAACGATCTAGCACCAATATTTAA
- a CDS encoding YkvA family protein, which translates to MNFSINSIYQWYRETLRNPKYRWWIILGTCVYLFSPIDIAPDLIPIVGQIDDLAVLTLLVAELSQMLAGRLKSRQDSPGPSTASESQATVDVDAVPMQD; encoded by the coding sequence ATGAACTTTTCGATTAATTCAATTTACCAGTGGTACCGCGAAACGCTTCGTAATCCGAAGTACCGTTGGTGGATTATTCTCGGAACCTGCGTTTATCTCTTCAGTCCAATCGACATCGCCCCAGATCTGATTCCCATCGTGGGACAAATTGATGATTTAGCGGTCCTCACGCTACTGGTGGCAGAACTTTCTCAAATGTTAGCGGGTCGTCTCAAATCACGCCAAGACAGTCCTGGTCCTTCTACAGCTAGCGAATCACAGGCAACGGTAGACGTTGACGCTGTGCCCATGCAGGACTAG
- a CDS encoding MotA/TolQ/ExbB proton channel family protein encodes MNIVDLVQKGGLAIWPLMVLSVLAIGTIFERLWFWSSILKDERKTAGQVLEASRRDWDEATHLARQVSNRPIGRFLHTPLRLANKEPEVFRLALEASADEELNAMRRGDKLLEAVIALSPLLGLLGTVLGLIGSLSSIRLGDIGSSSTSTVTLGISEALISTAFGLVVAIVSLAFYRLFQGLVTNQARIFRRTGNELELNYRQFWMQSQERKQESTPASTSMPSLFDE; translated from the coding sequence GTGAATATCGTTGATCTTGTCCAGAAAGGTGGTTTAGCGATTTGGCCTCTGATGGTCTTATCGGTTCTTGCCATCGGCACAATTTTTGAGCGACTCTGGTTCTGGAGCAGCATTCTCAAGGATGAGCGGAAAACAGCGGGTCAAGTTTTGGAAGCCTCACGCCGCGACTGGGATGAGGCAACCCACCTCGCAAGACAGGTGAGTAATCGGCCCATTGGTCGGTTTTTACACACGCCGCTGCGGCTGGCGAACAAGGAACCAGAAGTTTTTCGTTTAGCTCTGGAAGCTTCCGCCGACGAAGAACTCAATGCCATGCGGCGGGGAGACAAGCTTCTGGAGGCCGTGATCGCTCTTTCGCCGCTGTTAGGCCTGTTGGGCACGGTTCTTGGCTTGATTGGTTCTCTTAGCTCTATTCGGCTGGGTGATATTGGTTCCTCTTCAACCAGCACTGTGACCTTGGGAATTAGTGAAGCCTTGATTAGTACGGCGTTTGGACTGGTTGTTGCGATTGTTTCCCTGGCTTTTTATCGGCTGTTTCAAGGGTTGGTGACGAACCAAGCGCGCATTTTTCGGCGGACTGGCAATGAGTTAGAGCTGAACTACCGCCAGTTTTGGATGCAGTCACAGGAGAGAAAGCAGGAATCGACGCCTGCATCTACTTCGATGCCCAGCTTGTTTGATGAATGA
- a CDS encoding biopolymer transporter ExbD, whose product MRTYIDSEEPEVRIEILPLIDVIFCILTFFILAAVGLTRPEGIDLDLPQAETSTAQLGATLPVRLDVLGQLYVDKQPVSQEQLTQTLESYIKAQPQGVVVLNADKLVSYDQVIQVLDLLQSIGGNRVALGTTTPTSGTTQSPAPPGGTTIPAPPVNPGAVTPLNPGQLPSLPGQPAPDALSPAPPTPGSTVQPNNAQPSPQPSAAPPPTGATGSESLNPAE is encoded by the coding sequence ATGAGAACCTATATAGATTCAGAAGAACCAGAGGTTCGCATTGAGATTTTGCCGCTGATCGATGTGATCTTCTGTATTTTGACTTTTTTCATTCTGGCGGCGGTGGGCCTCACTCGTCCTGAGGGAATTGATCTAGATTTACCTCAGGCTGAAACGAGCACGGCTCAACTGGGGGCCACTCTTCCGGTGCGTCTAGACGTACTGGGGCAGCTCTACGTTGATAAGCAGCCGGTCTCACAGGAGCAGCTAACCCAAACGCTGGAGAGCTACATCAAGGCTCAACCGCAGGGTGTTGTTGTTCTCAATGCCGATAAGTTGGTGAGCTATGACCAGGTGATCCAGGTTTTAGACTTGCTGCAGTCAATTGGTGGCAATCGAGTGGCTTTAGGGACGACAACGCCGACTTCAGGTACGACTCAATCTCCCGCGCCACCGGGAGGAACAACAATCCCTGCGCCGCCGGTTAATCCTGGGGCAGTAACCCCCCTCAATCCTGGGCAGCTCCCGTCTCTACCGGGACAGCCAGCACCTGACGCGCTTTCTCCGGCTCCACCGACGCCGGGGAGTACGGTTCAGCCCAATAATGCTCAGCCAAGCCCTCAACCCAGCGCGGCCCCACCCCCGACGGGTGCAACGGGGTCTGAATCTTTGAACCCTGCTGAATAA